ACCGCCGCCAACGCCGGGAGCAGCGGATCCGCGCCGACCAGGGCCAGCGCCCCGAACCCGACGGCGGCGGCCCAGGCGCAGGCAGTCAGCACGCGGGGCTGGCCGAGCCGGTCCATGGCCCGGCCGAGCACCGGCTGCCCGACGGCCATGGCCAGCCCGTACACCGCCGCCAGCGCCCCGGCCAGCGGATAGCTCCCGCCGTTGTCGCGCAGGTGCAGCACGATCGCCAACGCGCCCATGCCGTTCGGCAGCCGCCCGAGCAGGGTCCCGCCGAGCAGCCTGCCGGCGTACGGCAGGCGCAGAAAGGTGAGATAGGCGCGCACGCCCGGCCTCCTTGATCTCGTGGGATGTAGTCATACGTATTACTCGATGGGTCATACGTATCACCGAACCGCGTCGCCGCTCTACCCTGAAGGCGTCCGCCGCCTCAGACAGGAGCCCGTCGGTGACCCGAAACGGCCGCCCCACCAGCAGGGACGTCGCCCACGAGGCCGGGGTCTCGCAGTCCACCGTCTCCCTGGTGCTGGCCGGGAAGTGGACCGGCCGGGTCTCCCCCGCCACCGCGCAGGCCGTCCACGAGGCGGCCGCCAGGATCGGTTACCGGCCCAACGAGGCGGCCCGCAGCCTTCGACTCGGCCGCACCCGCACCGTCCTGCTGGTCGTCCCGACCCTGTCCAACCCGTTCTTCGGGGCCCTCTACACGGGAACGGCGCGCGTCGCCGCCGCGCACGGGTTCCGCATCGTGGTCTATCCCTGGCCCGAGCCGGCGCACTCCGCCGCGTTCGGCAGCCCGTTCGCGCACGAGGCCATCGACGGCATCCTCGCGTCGTCCATGGCGCTCGAGATGCTCGGGGGGTTCGGCGGCACCCCGGTCGTGATGCTCGACAGCGACCCGGCGGGCGTGGCCCCCACGGTGGACTTCGACGTCGCCGACGGCATGCGCCGGATCGCCGACCACGTCCTGGGCCTGGGCCACCGCCATGTCGGGCACATCGCCGCCGCCGTGGACGAGTGGACGTTCCGCTCGCGGGGCGAGGCCCTCCACGCCGCCGTCGCGTCCACTCCGGGCGGCCGGGTGACACCCGCGCGCGCCGCCATCGACGTCGCCGCCGCCCGCGACGCCGCCGCCGACCTGCTGCGCCGCCCCGACCGGCCCACCGTGCTGGTCTGCGACGACGACCAGATCGCGGCGGGCGCCTACAAGGCCGCGCGGGCCCTGGGTCTGGAGGTGCCCGGCGACGTGTCGGTCACCGGGTTCGACGACGTCCTGCTGGCCGCCGCGCTGGAGCCCGAGTTGACCACGGTCCGGCTGCCCGCCGCCGCGTTGGGCGCGGAGGGCATGACGGCGCTGCTGGACCTCCTCGACGGCGGCACGCCGCCGTCGCGTTCGCTGCCCGGCGACCTCGTCGTCCGAGGGTCCACCGCTCCCCCGCCGGTCCGCTGACGCGTCGGGCCGGGAGCGGGCGGGCGGTGAATGGCGAATGTCCGACCGCTCCGGTAAAAGAATTCCCATGTCGCATGTGCCGCCGATGGTCCACTCGGAAACCGCGAAAGGCCCCGCCTACCTGCTCGCCTGGGAGAGGTCCCCGGACGGCGCGTGGGACGCCAGCATCGCCTGGATCGAGGTGGAGGGTGAGTCCTGGCAGGGCCGCACCGCCAAGGTCACCGCCCAGGACATCACCCAGATCGAGGGCCAGGACTACTCCCGGGTGGCCCGCCGGGCCCACTGAGCCCGTGGTCAGCCCACGGCCTCGGCACGGCGTCGCGACAGTGCCTCGTTCGCCTCCGGTGCCCCGACGGAGTCGGTGTGCCCGACGACCCGCACGACACCCGTCGCGCTCCGCAGCCGTCCGGCGATCCGGCCGATCCGGGTGCGGGCGGCCGGCGTGAGGGTCGCCTCCCCGAAGTCGAACAGCACGTCGGCGCTGATCCGCACCGTGACCGTGCCGCCCGACGTGCTCTCCTCCTGCAACGGGACGATCGACTGCTGGAGCGCGATGTCCTCGATGGACTCCGCGAGCCCGACGTCCTGGACCGACTCGGCGATCTCCCGCTCGTCGGGCTGCGGCTCCCCCGCCACGGCCGCCGCGGGCCGCCCCGGCAGCAGGACTCCGACCAGCAGCAGCACGGGCAGCAGCCGACGGCCCCTCATCGCGTCACCGGCACGTCGCGGAACGGCGCCCACTGCCCGAACGACACGTCCACCGCGTCCACACCCTCCGGCGGGGCGGCGAACGTGTACGTCTGGACGTTGGGCTGCCCGTTCCGCAGCTTGACGAAGATGGCGTCCGGCTGCAATTCCTTGCCGCCCGCCTTGACGACGCGGTGCCGCTTGAGGTTGACGGTGTCGAGCAGGGCGACGTCCGGCGCGCTGCCGCCGTTGAGGCCGTAGACGCTCATCTGCTCCTGGCCCGGCACGCGCGGGGTGAGCACGACGGTGAGATGGGCCAGCCGGCCCGACACGCGCAACGCCGCGATCCCGACCTCCAGCTCGGCGCCCGCCGCGATCGGGGAGTCGAACGTCTGGCTCGCGATCACCCGGCTCGTGTCGACCGTCCCGACGCCGCCCGCGGCCTCCTCTCGGCCGAGCGCGCCCGGCGCGTTGTTCGCGTCCTTCGCGTCACCGCCGTCGGCCCCGCCGCCGCAGGCCGCCGTCCCGAGGGCCAGCGCCGTGACCGCCGCCGCGACCTTCCACCGTCCGCGCATGTCCACTCCCGTCTCCCGGCCGGGTCCACCGCCCGAACACCGCCCCGCGGTGAGACGCCGATCTTGGCGGGAAGGTTCCGAGGCCCCCGGCCGGGGTGCCTCGCCGAGCGGGGAACTCCGGGAGCGTCAGGCGTTCGCGCAGATCACGAGGTGTCACCCGGGAGCCAGTCGGGAAGGGGCTCGCGGGCGGCGAGCCAGGCGGGCGGGATGGGGTCGGTGCCGTGGTGGGCGGCGATGACACCGCCGACGATCGCGGCCATCGTGTCCATGTCGCCGCCGGCCTCCACGCAGGTGCGGACGGCCGTCTCGTAGTCGTCCAGGTGGGTGGCGATCGTCCACAGGGCGAACGGGACGGTGTCGGGGGCGCTGATCCGGGAACCGTTGCCGAGCGCGGCGGCGGCCTCGGCGGCGGGGCGGCCGAGGAGGTCGAGGGCGCGCCGCAGACCGTCGCGGACCATGCCCTCGGGGGTGTGCTCGACGGCCGTCTCGATCAGCTCCGCGCCCGCGAGGGGACGACCGCGTCCGGCGGCGGCACGGGCGGCGGCGACGCCGATCGCGACACCGCCGGCGACGCCCTCCGGGTGGGAGTGGGTGACCTCGGCGGAGGCGGCGGCCTCGGCGGCGGCCCGTTCGAGGTCGTCGTGGAAGTGGGCGCCGAGCGGGGCGACCCGCATCGCGCCCCCGTTGCCCCAGGAGCCCCGGCCCTCGAACAGCCTCGAGGTGATCTCACGCCAGCGTCCGCCGTGTTTGACGTGGTCGATGAACTGCAGCGCCCCCATGCCGTAGTCGCGGAACGTCTCGGCCCGGGTGGCGAAGGCGCGGGCGAGCGCGTCCTGGTCCACCCGGCCGTGCGCGGTGACGACCTCCAGGAGCGAGCAGGCCATCTGGGTGTCGTCGGTCCACGCCCACGTCTCGGGATGGGCGGGCGACCGCACGGTCCACTCGGCGGGGAAGGCCCGGTTGCCGAACGCGTCGCCCACCGAGAGTCCGATGAGCGCGTCCAGGGCCCGGCGTTCGATGGGGGGCATTCCGGCATTGTCTCGCGACCCGTTCGGGGCCCTCAACGGCATTTCCAACGAAGGCCGGCGGTGCGCCCCGGCACGCGCACTTTGTGCATTGACGCGCGCCCCGCCGTACGCTTGGCTATTGGACGGTCCATATAACAGAGAGGCCGACCATGATCGAGCCCGAGGAGACCGCCCGGGACGGCCCCCGGCCGGACGCCGAGATCGTCATCATCGGCGCGGGGGTCAGCGGGCTCGGCATGGGCATCGCGCTGCGGCGCGCCGGCATCGAGGACTTCGTCATCCTGGAGCGCGCCGACGACATCGGCGGCACCTGGCGCGACAACGCCTATCCCGGCGTCGCGGTGGACGTCCCGGCCCAGGCGTACCAGTTCAGCTTCGCGCTCAACCCGCGCTGGAGCCGGGTGTTCGCACCCGGCGCGGAGGTCAAGGACTACCTGGACGGGCTCGCCGACCGGTACGACCTGCGCCGCCACGTCCGGCTGTCGACCGAGGTCACCGAACGGGTCTGGGACGAGGACGCGGGGCTCTGGCGGCTGCGGCTCGACGGAGGCGGCGAGATCGTCGCACGGTTCGTGATCAGCGCCATCGGGGCGTTCGTGGATCCGAAGCCGCTCGACATCCCCGGCGCCGACCGGTTCGCCGGCCAGGTGCTGCGCTCCTCCCGCTGGGACGCCGACTCCGATCTCACCGGCAAGCGGGTCGCGGTCATCGGAACGGGCGCCAGCGCGGTGCAGCTCATCCCCGAACTGGCGGCCAAGGCGGACCGGCTGGACGTCTACCAGCGCACGCCGATCTGGGTCGCGCCCAAGCCCGACATGATGATCGCGCCGGCGATGATGCGGCTGTACCAGCGGGCTCCGCGCGTACAGGGGGTCGTCCGGCGGGTGGCCACCCGTGGCGTGGAGCTGCTGCTCGTCGACGCGGTCGTCCACCACCGGCGGGCCCCACGCCTGGCGGGGCTGGGCGCCGGGCTGCTGAAGGCGGTGTGGTACCGGTCGCAGGTCCGCGACCCGGAGACCCGACGCAGGCTCACCCCCGACTACGGGCTCGGCTGCAAGCGCCCCTCCGTGTCCAACACCTACCTGCGGACGTTCAACCGCCCCCACGTGTCACTGATCACCGACTCCATCGCCCGCATCACCGAGAAGGGCGTCCAGACCGTGGACGGCCGCGAGCGGCGGGTGGACGCGATCGTGCTGGCGACCGGCTTCCGCCTGGCGAGCGACCCGGAGAACTTCCGCCGCACCCCGGTACGCGGTCGCGACGGGTTCGACCTGGCGACCTTCTACACCGAGAACCGGCTGGCCTCCTACGAGGGCATCAGCATCCCCGGACTGCCCAACCACTTCATGATGTTCGGCCCGTACGGATGGGTCGGCGGCACCTGGCACCAGCTCGTCGAGACCACCTCGCGGCACATCCTGCGGGTCATCACCGAGGCCCGTCGCCGGGGCGCGGCGGTGGTGGAGGTCCGCGCCGAGCCGACCGAGCGGTGGACCGGGCAGATGCGGGAACGGCTGGCCCGTTCGCTGTGGGCCACCAACGGCTGCGGCACCGCCAACAGCTACTACTTCGACCACCACGGCGACACGCCCTATCTGCGCCCGACCAGTTCGGCGCAGGCACGCAAGGCCAGCCGGACGTTCCCGTTGGACGACTACCGCTTCACCCCCGCAGGCACCCCGGCCCGTATCGAGACGCGAACAGCGGAGAGCAGCCCATGACCACCACGCGAGAGCCGATTCCCGACACCGTGCCGCAGCGCTCCGTGCCCGTACGCCGGATGCGCTTCACCCATCCGCAGGGCGCACTGAAACGCCACTACGCGGACGGCGACCTGGTCATGAGCCACCTGGTCTCGGTGCTGTCGGCGACCTTCCCTCCCGGTGAGGATTTCTTCGTCCGCTCGGTACGCCACTACCGCGACCAGATCACCGACCCGGAGCTGGCCGCCCAGGTGCGCGGCTTCATCGGTCAGGAGGTCGTCCACGGTCGGGAGCACGACAACCTCAACAAGATCCTCCGGGGGATGGGGTATCCGACGCACTGGACTCACCGAGCCATCAAGCGGTGGCTGAAGCTGGCCGACCGGACCCTGCCGCCGAGCGTCCGCCTCGGCTTCACCGCCGGGCTGGAGCACTACACCGCCACCATCGCCGAACAGCTCCTCACCAGCCACCGGGCGCAGGCCCTCCTCGGTGACAACCAGGCCCGCAACATCCTGCTCTGGCACGCCTTGGAGGAGTCCGAGCACAAGGCGGTCGCGTTCGACGTCTACCGGGCGGTCGGCGGCACCGAGAACATGCGGATCGCGACGATGCGCGTGATCAGCACGCTGTTGATCGTGCATGTCATTTCGGGGACGGCCCTGTCCGTCCTCACCGACCGCGCCGCCTACAACCCCGTACGGCTCGCTCGGAGCCTCGCCCGCCTGCCCCGGTCGCCGTTCCTGGAGCGCGAGGTCATCCGTCGGCTGCGCGCCTACAACCGACCGGGCTTCCACCCCGACGACCACGACAGCAGCGACCTCCTCGCCCGCTGGCAGGCCGAGCTGTTCGGCCCCGAGGGCTCCCTCACCGACCAGATGCGGTAACCCATGCCGTTCGCCGGGCCGTCGGACCCTCCCGATAGCCTGATCCCGAAGCCGCGATATTGGAGGGAACAGTGGGTTACGGGATCATGCCGTACGCGGTGGACGTGAATGTCCTGCGTTCACCGCACAAGTACGCCGCCGACCCCGACGATTTCCTGGCCTGGATCCAGGACCGCCACTGCACCGACGACGAATGGGAGGCCGGCCCCACCCGGCAGGCGCTCCGGGAGCTTTTCTACGGCGAGCCCCACACCGGCACCGAGGGCCACACTTACGGCTACGCGCTCAAAGCGCTCTGCAGCACTTTCGGCAGTCTGCGGGACAACGGTTCCTGGTACCCGTTCGGGTCGGGTTGGCCCGAGACCGTGCGCAACGCGTTGGCCGACGTCGGGGTGAAGTTCGACCCCGAGGACCTGATGTACTCCGGCCCTCCAGTACCGCTGCCATCCATCGACGACTTCCCCGTCATCGGCCATGTGCTGCGCGACGAGTTGAGGCCGACCTTCGAGGCCCTGAACGCCGCCGACCTGTCCCCCATCGGCGACCGACAGGTCGTCGAGGCCATCACCGAACTCCACGGCTGGATGCGGCACTGCGTGGAGAACGACTACGACCTCGTCTGCTTCTATCACTGAGCCCGTCACGTCACGGCCCTCGGAATGCCGCACGGCCGAGGGGGCAGTGATCTGGGATGAACGAACCACCGGCGCCCATCTCACGCGACCGCTACGACAGCGTCGCGATCATCACCGGGGCGGACTCGGGCATCGGCCGGGCCACCGCCGTCCTGCTGGCCGAGCGCGGCTTCGACATCGGCATCACCTTCCACCGCGACGACGCGGGGGCCCGCCGGACGGCCGAGGAGGTCGCCTCCCACGGCCGTCGCGCGGCGGTGCGCCGTCATGATCTGACCGACCCGCAGGCCGCGGCGACCGTCGTCGACGCGCTCGTCGACGACCTGGGCGGGGTCGGCGTCCTGGTGAACAACGCCGGGACGGGCAGCAGCCGCCCCCTGCTGGACATGGACTTCGACGAGTGGCGTTCGGTGCTCGCCGTCGACCTCGACGGCGCGTTCCTGTGCTCGCAGCGGGCCGCCCGGCGGATGGCCGCCCGCGGCGCCGGCGGCCGGATCATCAACGTCACCAGCGTCCACGAGGAGTTCCCACGGCTCGGCGCCGGACCCTACTGCGCCGCCAAGGGCGGCCTGCGCATGTTGGCCCGCGTGCTGGCCCTGGAACTGTCGCCCCACCGCATCACCGTGAACACCGTCGCGCCCGGCGAGATCGCCACCCCGATGACCGGACAGTCGGACCGGCCTCCGCAACCCGACAGCCGCCCCGGATATCCCCTGGCCCGCCCCGGCGACGCCCGAGAGGTCGCCGCCGCCATCGCCTTCCTCGCCGACCCGGCCGCGTCCTACATCACCGGCGCGTCCCTGTTCGTGGACGGCGCCATGGGCCTGATGGGCCCCCAGGCCGCCTCCGCCCTCACCTCCCCCGACTGGCGCGCAGGCTGATCGGACGTTGAAAGGGGGCCGTTCGCTTAAATTCGGGGATTCTTTGCCTTTTCGGAGGGTAAACGTCGCCCATGGTGGCAGGCATCGTTCGTGCGGCGTCGTTCGGCACCGTTCTCGCGGTGATGGTGACCTCGTGTGCGGCCTCCCATGTCGGGGACGTCGAGGCGACCGCCGCGGCGCTGTTCCAGGCGGTGCGGAACGGTGACGGTGAACGGGCGTGCGCGGCGCTCGTCCCGAAGGCCAGGAGCGGGCTGGAGACGGGCGATTCGCGATGCGCCGAGGAGATCCTCACGCTGGGATTGCGCGGCGGCCCCCTGCGCGACGCCGAGGTCTGGGGGGATCGGGCGCGGGTCCGGGCCGGTGACGACACCGTCTTCCTGACCCGATGGGCGTCCCACTGGAAGGTGACCGCCGTGGGCTGCCGGCCCCGACCGGGGCAGCCGTACGAGTGCGAAGTGGAGGCCTGACCATGAGGGCCGTCTTCATCGTCACCGTGCTGGTGATCGCCGCCGGGCTGGTCTCTTTCACCGTGATCGGCCTGCTGCAACGCTGAACGGACGGAGGAAGGGATGCGCCGATTCCTGCGGGACAACGGGCTGACGCTGTTCTTCCTGCTGATCCTGTTGGGCGCGCTGATCGGGCAGGCGTTCTCCGGGCTGGCCCTCCACAACGAGCAGCAGATCGATCAGGGCGGGCACCCGGTCGGGATGCTCGATTACCTCACCGGCTCGCAGTTCGGTGTCGACGTCATGGAGAACTGGCAGTCGGAGTACCTCCAATTCTTCCTCTACGTCTTCGTCACGACCTGGTTGATCCAGCGCGGCTCGCCCGAATCCAAGGAACCGGGCAAGGAGGGCCCCGAATCCGACGCGGACCAATTGGTCGGCGAGCACGCCACGGACTCGTCCCCCGCCTGGGCGTCCGCGGGCGGTCTGCGCGGCCTGTTGTTCTCCCGCTCGCTGGGTCTGGCGATGGGCGGCATCTTCCTGCTGTCCTGGCTGGCGCAGTCCATCACCGGCCGGGTGGCCCACAACTCCGATCGGCTCGCCGAATATCAGGACACGCTCACGTGGCCCGCCTATATCTCCTCGGCCGAGTTCTGGAATCGCACCCTGCAGAACTGGCAGTCCGAATTCCTGGCCGTGGCCTCCATGGCCGCCCTGTCCGTCTACCTGCGGCAACGCGGCTCCCCGGAGTCCAAGCCCGTGGGCGCCGCCCACCGGGACACCGGGGTCGAGGGCTGACCCGTCGGCCGGCGGCGGTCCCTAGGCGAGTCCGTCGGCGGCCTTGCCGAGCGCGTCGAGCAGCGTGGCGGCGCGGGTCGCCTGGGCCTTGTCGACTCCGGTGGCCAGCTCGGTGACCGCGGCGATCACCCTCCCGATCCCGGCCCGGACGCTCGGGCGTTCGGTGAAGAACGTGGGTGCGGCCAGCCCGCCGGCGAGGTCGACGATCCGGCGGAGCTGCTCGTCGGCGACGTCGTCGAAGATCGTCAGGCCGACGAGCGCCGGCGCGGGCAGCGTCCCGAGCCGGGCCGGCATGATCGTCCAGCGCCTGATCAGGTCGTCGATCTCGGCGGCCCGCAGAACGGTCTGCAGGATCCCCCGGGACCCCAGGCCGACGGCGACCGGCTCGAAGGCGGCGAAGGTCTTCTCCAGCCCCTGCACCTGCGGTCGTTCGTAGCTGCGGTCGTTCACCCACAGCAGCTCCACGACCTCGGTCAGGTGCGCGCTCAGCGTCTTCGCCGCGCCCGGATAGCACGCCTCGACCTGCTTCTCGAGCGTGACCTGCTCGGGCGTCAGGCCCGGCGTCGCGGAACGCGCCGCCGGCGGGGCGATGGGGGATCCCTGGAGCAGCGCGTCGATGATGAGCCCGGCCAGGTGCAGGGGCTCCTCGGCGGTCGTCTCGAACGGCACCAGGAGGCTGCCGGACACCGGGTCGTGGTCGTACCGCAGCACGTCTCCGCCGAGGACGACGCGGAGGCGCATCAGGCGGCTCTTCAGCGCGCTGGTGAAGTGCTCCAGCAGCCGCGCCGCCGCCACCGACCCCGGCCCGTGCTCGCGGGAGATCCAGTAACTGCGGCCGTCCAGGATGCCGAGCTCCTGCAGCCGGGCCTCGACCTGCTGCATCGCCGCCACGTCCTCACCGCTGCGCCGGTCCCACACCGCGGTAGGGGTACAGACGTGGACCTGGGCGTCGTAGGCCCGCAGCCAGATGCGGTTGAGCTTGATGTCGGCCCAGGCCAGGGCGGGTCCGAGGGGGTTGCCCACCGGGCGCGGCGGCTGCAGCGCGCGCCGCTGCGCCTGAACGAGCCCGCGCTCCCGGTAGATGCCCGCAGGGAGTTTCTCGAGCTGCTCCGCCAGGTGCGCCGCCGCCTCGAAATAGGTGTCGGCGTTCCGGGTGCCGATCTCCCCGGCCAGATAGCCCTGGCCCCAGGAGTTCCGGTACGTGTAGTCCTTCACGGGGTGGTCGCCGTGTTCGCGCAGCGCGTGGGAGAGCTCGTGGATCAGGGTCAGCGCCCGCAGCGTCAGCGACTCGGGCGCGTCCGTCCGCAGCGCGCCCGGTCCGAGCTGGACCTGGACATGGGCCTCGTCCACCGCCGAGAGCGTCTGCGCGCCGACGGAGTCGGGCAGGTCGGGGTTGACGACGACCTTGCCCGCCTTGTTCAGCTCGACGAGCCGCCGGTGCAGCAGGGCGAACCTGCGTCCGAACACCGTGTAGTCGGCCGGCTGGAATCCGAACCCCGCGTCCAGCACCTGCGTCGCGGCCAACGCCCCCGGGGCCCCGGCGGCGTCCACGATCTCCTCGACCTTGTCGACGAGCCGGTTCAGGACGGCGACTTCCGTTCCCTGTACGTCTCTCATGATCTCCCCATCGGCCCGGCGTCCGGCGCCTCATGAAATCCCGGACGTATCACCGAGTCAATGAACCGCATTTCGGGGGGATGGACGGACCACGCCCAAAACCACGAGACGCGTCCGAAACGTCGGCGCACATCCGGAAGACCGCGCGCCAGGGCCCTACCCGCCGCCGAATATGGTAGGGGCATAACGAACGGCGCCATGGCCCACAACGGAAAGGCCGTCCGTAAACAGGCTGTGACTCATCTGGGCGACCCCGCGTTCATGCGAGCGTCATATCGGCGCCCGGCCGACGCGGATTCAGCCGGCGGCCGGCGCGGGCAGCGGGAAGAGACGCAGGAACCGGGCCACGACCGCGGTGTCGCCGGTGACCGTCGCCTCCCCGGCGCGCAGCGCGTCGTCGATCGAACGGTCGCCGTAGAGCAGGGCGGCCTGCGTCCGCCGGTCGGTGTCCAGGGTCGCGGCGGGGTCGTTCGCGGCGCCGCCGGCCAGGTGGAAACAGCCGTCGGCGATCTCGACGCGGAACGGGCGCCCTTCGACCACGAGGGTGATCGTCGCGTTGAACCCGTCCGCGGCCCGGGGGTCGAACAGGGAACGCAGGGACAGCAGCAACGAGTCGATGCTGCCCTCGGCGTCGTGCCGGAGCGACGGGGACCGGCTGCCCCAGCGGCCGAGGTGGGTGATGACCGGCTCGAGGCCGGCGCCCCAATCGGTCAGCTCGTAGACCTGGGAGGCCGCGGGCGGGGGCAGCGTCCGCCGGTGCACGACCCCGGCGTCCGTCAGCTCGCGGAGCCGGGTGGCCAGCACGTCCGGGCTCGCGCCCGGGATGCCCGCGCGCAGGTCGGAGAACCGTTTCGGGCCGAGCAACAGCTCGCGGATCACCAGCAGGGCCCAGCGCTCGCCGATCAGGTCGAGGGCGTGCGAGACCGCGCACCCCTCGTCGTACTTCCGCCGCCCGACCATGACACCACTCTACCCGCCGCGATACGACAGTCCGCATCGATGGTTGGAAAAAACAACCAGACTGTTGTACCGTCCAACTCAACGGAAGATCGACGAACGCTCACGAAGAGGAGAGAGCCCATGCCGCAGGTCATCATCGAGGCCCCGCTCGGTGTCCGCGACGACGCGAAACGGCGGATGATGCGGGAGATCACCACGGCGGTCGACGAGGCGTTCCACATCCCGGACGTCCGGATCTGGCTGCGCGAGCATGCGGCCGACAACGTCTCCCAGGACGGGCGCGTCGGCGTCGAACCGATCCGGCCGCTGTGCTTCCTGGAGGTCCCCGAACTGCACGACGTCGACGCCCGACGGACCATGTCCGGCAAGATCGGCGACGCCATCGCCCAGGCGTACGACGGTCTCGCCAACACCGACGAGACCCTCATCCTCATGAACCACTACCCGCTGGAGTACGCCGGGTTCGCGGGCCGGCTCCAGTCCGACGACCCGGAGATGGTCGAGGCCATGCATCGGTTGAACCATGCCGGAACGGAGCTCACCTGAATCACGCCGATTCGCCGGGTGCGGACGGATCAATCGGAGTGGGCGGAAGGCGGCCCGTTCCGACGCCCGGCGGAGTCGTTGTTCTCGCGTTCGCCTTGTTCGTTGATGCGGGCGCGGTAGGCAAGGCGTTCTCGGGCGTCGGGCTGTAGGGCGCGGTCGTCGCGGATGAGGCGTCGGATGGCGTTGAGGATCGGTTCCGGTGTGACGGCGGCGGCCGCGGCCAGTCCGCCGACGTAGCCGGGTACGGCGATCTCGGCCTTGCGGCTCGCCACGGACGCGACGACCGCGCCGGCGACGCGCCCCGGCCCGACCTTGGGAATGGGCTTCATGTCGAGGCCGGAGGCGAGTTCGGTGTCGACGGCGGAGGGCAGCACGGCGGTGATGCTCACGCCGTGGCGGGCGTACTCGCGGCGGGTCGCGGCGGTGAGCCCGACCACGGCGTACTTGCTCGCGTTGTACATGGCCAGGCCGGGGACGGGGAACTTCCCGGCGAGCGAGGCGACGTTGACGATGTGACCGCGTCCCAGGTCGAGCATGCGGGGCAGCGCCAGGCGCATCCCGTGAACGACCCCG
The DNA window shown above is from Thermomonospora umbrina and carries:
- a CDS encoding SDR family oxidoreductase, which encodes MTRYPPIDLKNATVAITGGARGIGRATAEAFAARGARVAIGDLDLALAEKAAAGVDGTAHHLDVRDRDSFRTFLEEVTAAHGDLAVLVNNAGVMPNAGFLDLGDDLDRLTIDVNLFGVVHGMRLALPRMLDLGRGHIVNVASLAGKFPVPGLAMYNASKYAVVGLTAATRREYARHGVSITAVLPSAVDTELASGLDMKPIPKVGPGRVAGAVVASVASRKAEIAVPGYVGGLAAAAAVTPEPILNAIRRLIRDDRALQPDARERLAYRARINEQGERENNDSAGRRNGPPSAHSD